The following are encoded together in the Methanosarcina flavescens genome:
- the scpB gene encoding SMC-Scp complex subunit ScpB, with product MSELEIIEAALFVAGRAVSLEKLAKITGKPKKTVLSAVKELTEIYSSRGSGIEILDLGERYVMQVKPEYSELMREVAPKELSAPKLRTLSMIAYHQPLLQSDLIDMRGSGAYDHIKDLVDRGFVKSVPCGRSRQLSTTPLFADYFGLKRDDPKAIKEKILELLRSQGEQSEINLWIGKKTIAVTPMYESLMSMCGIKEYFVTNAYSPSKEEISRLLEADVVVISAGYSDTVRQYCDGEILEVHSTTFEDLIEALTLLVEELPDEVDLKTVENTIKKIRETRERYVSSAVLIKKKVKPATEMVSRIVNDLSLGISADGILIAPDYGVSKNGVKIAKGAQILIPTHRSIEGDLLQRVSAKYDSILEGLKKFEN from the coding sequence ATGAGTGAGCTTGAGATTATTGAAGCCGCACTTTTTGTTGCTGGCAGGGCAGTAAGCCTCGAAAAGCTTGCGAAAATCACAGGGAAACCAAAAAAAACAGTCCTTTCGGCAGTAAAAGAATTGACAGAGATATATTCTTCCCGCGGATCCGGAATCGAAATCCTTGATCTTGGGGAGCGTTATGTTATGCAGGTCAAGCCCGAATATTCCGAACTCATGCGAGAAGTCGCCCCAAAGGAGCTTTCAGCCCCCAAACTTCGCACTCTTTCAATGATTGCCTATCATCAGCCCCTGCTCCAGTCAGACCTCATTGATATGAGAGGAAGCGGAGCTTATGACCATATAAAGGACCTTGTAGATCGAGGCTTTGTGAAGTCTGTGCCCTGTGGGAGAAGTAGGCAGCTTTCAACAACTCCTCTTTTTGCCGATTATTTCGGGCTCAAAAGAGATGACCCAAAAGCCATAAAAGAGAAAATTCTTGAACTTTTGAGATCCCAGGGAGAGCAAAGTGAAATCAACCTCTGGATAGGGAAGAAGACTATTGCCGTGACTCCCATGTATGAGTCTCTCATGAGTATGTGCGGAATCAAGGAATACTTCGTAACCAATGCTTATTCACCTTCAAAGGAGGAAATTTCTCGCCTGCTTGAGGCCGACGTGGTCGTGATCTCGGCAGGTTATTCCGATACTGTACGGCAGTATTGTGATGGAGAAATCCTTGAGGTACATTCAACAACGTTTGAAGACCTTATAGAAGCACTTACTCTACTTGTCGAAGAACTTCCCGATGAAGTGGATCTCAAAACTGTTGAAAATACTATTAAGAAAATTCGAGAAACCAGGGAAAGATACGTTTCTTCTGCTGTCCTTATCAAGAAAAAGGTAAAACCGGCAACTGAAATGGTTTCAAGAATCGTAAACGATCTCTCTCTCGGGATTTCTGCAGATGGAATTCTTATTGCTCCTGATTATGGGGTTTCAAAAAATGGGGTTAAAATCGCAAAAGGAGCCCAGATTCTGATTCCTACTCACCGCAGTATTGAGGGTGATCTTCTCCAGAGAGTCAGTGCAAAATATGACTCTATTCTTGAAGGTCTTAAAAAATTTGAGAATTGA
- the aglJ gene encoding S-layer glycoprotein N-glycosyltransferase AglJ has protein sequence MNNADVCILIPTLNEAATIGQLIKDFRQEGFSNILVIDGNSKDGTGQIAEAEGAKVVMQTGKGKGQAIIQAFGLIENPYVVMADGDGTYLAREIHSLLKPILEGRADHVIGNRLDNYSPGAFTKLNLVGNHLINMFFDIAYEVELKDILSGYRAFTLESVRELELNKTGFEIETEISVECVLKKQRVEEVPITYLPRSKKSTTKLNPVKDGFRIGSTIYGLAKMNNPMFYFGIIGSIFILAGLFTGTFVVVEWLDGITHTLLSVLTSLLIIFGLQMFIFGILSDFILTLHRQTLQLIKEMNKQRK, from the coding sequence GTGAACAACGCAGATGTTTGCATTCTTATTCCTACCTTGAATGAAGCTGCGACAATAGGGCAGCTTATCAAGGATTTCAGGCAGGAAGGCTTTTCCAATATTCTAGTAATTGATGGAAACAGCAAAGACGGCACAGGACAAATTGCAGAGGCTGAAGGTGCAAAAGTTGTCATGCAGACCGGAAAAGGCAAAGGGCAGGCAATAATTCAGGCTTTCGGGCTTATAGAAAACCCTTATGTCGTGATGGCTGATGGGGATGGAACATACCTTGCACGTGAAATCCATTCTCTCCTAAAGCCTATTCTGGAAGGGCGGGCCGACCATGTTATAGGCAACCGGCTGGATAATTATTCCCCTGGTGCTTTTACAAAGCTCAACCTTGTGGGCAACCATCTTATAAACATGTTTTTTGATATTGCTTATGAGGTCGAATTAAAAGATATCCTCTCAGGTTACCGTGCATTTACGCTCGAGAGTGTGAGGGAACTCGAACTTAACAAAACAGGTTTCGAAATCGAGACCGAAATTTCCGTGGAATGCGTTCTTAAAAAGCAGAGGGTTGAAGAAGTTCCTATCACTTACCTCCCTAGAAGTAAGAAAAGCACAACCAAGCTAAATCCGGTAAAAGATGGATTCAGAATTGGGTCTACTATTTACGGACTTGCAAAAATGAATAATCCCATGTTCTATTTTGGAATTATAGGTTCTATCTTTATTCTGGCAGGCCTGTTTACAGGAACTTTTGTGGTAGTTGAGTGGCTAGATGGAATTACCCATACCCTGCTTTCTGTCCTTACATCCCTGCTAATCATATTCGGTCTTCAGATGTTCATCTTTGGAATTTTGAGTGATTTCATATTAACTCTTCACAGGCAAACCCTTCAGTTAATTAAGGAAATGAATAAACAGAGAAAATAA
- a CDS encoding TATA-box-binding protein yields MSESSIKIENVVASTKLAEEFDLNVIESEFEGAEYNKQKFPGLVYRVSDPKAAFLVFTSGKVVCTGAKNVADVHTVIGNMAKKLNSIGIKTVENPQITVQNIVASADLHTILNLNAIAIGLGLENIEYEPEQFPGLVYRIDEPKVVVLIFSSGKLVVTGGKSPEDCERGVEVVRQQLDNMGLL; encoded by the coding sequence ATGAGCGAATCTAGCATCAAGATCGAAAATGTGGTTGCATCCACCAAACTCGCTGAAGAATTCGACTTAAATGTTATTGAATCCGAGTTCGAAGGAGCCGAGTACAACAAGCAGAAGTTCCCCGGGCTCGTTTACAGGGTTTCGGATCCTAAAGCTGCATTCCTGGTCTTTACTTCCGGCAAGGTTGTATGTACAGGGGCAAAAAACGTTGCTGATGTACATACCGTTATAGGCAATATGGCGAAAAAGCTGAACAGTATCGGGATTAAAACCGTGGAGAACCCCCAGATTACTGTCCAGAATATTGTTGCTTCTGCAGACCTGCACACTATTTTGAACCTCAATGCAATTGCAATAGGGCTTGGGCTTGAAAATATCGAGTACGAGCCTGAGCAGTTCCCTGGTCTTGTGTACAGAATCGATGAGCCTAAAGTAGTCGTGCTTATCTTCAGTTCTGGAAAACTGGTAGTTACAGGCGGTAAGTCTCCTGAAGACTGTGAGAGAGGCGTAGAAGTCGTCCGCCAGCAGCTCGACAACATGGGACTTTTGTAA
- a CDS encoding M3 family oligoendopeptidase: protein MRLKSVKGLMALGTVKGLITIGIFLFFSIFSECGAAAELGNPSEIINEEYTFEKLNPDEVTTEWNDSYLFSSRGDALEELEILRKKPEEINETFRPQFENLSGSVLLDFLNAEKEFSKSLEVLYIYAYTQFSKNVSDPFFVSLLTDSQNLVTEYGKANSFTVVKLTSLNDEEWNKLFSEEPELEEYRPYLEAKYRRFADHRAMNESQAVYIAELENQRMKLETEAMSKVTNNVTMAGNITLENGENFSVNSQSYNTLLSTDLSRENRKRCYEKRYYHMRNESDSMASIYSRKAQLDDLIARELNYTDFYDYTLYSSYLNRTQIDDMNTVFKERKGVFEEYNEFRRSKLGIETLRPYDLMLQLTDQPGNNYTYTEALQEIQKSYSKMDPRFNEIFLRMVTGNFVDVYPDPEHGKQPGGYTIGLCSLKSPALVFLNYNGTIRDQKTITHELGHGINFYLIGNSVDYFYCSGQIYEMEIPSTFNEELFVDHAIQNFDKKTAVNVLSQHISEYQNYFTRQPMIAEFEYRAHQLCAENGTVSGEDLNEIWTNLSNEYGSESVEYYIEDSGVDSAEWTYINHIYLTNNYYTFNYAVSKAITLSLFKQYKEDPETFNKNYIAYLSAGSTMPPEEKLKKYFGIEINRQLFEDAMDVVELRIQELNELEKEAKAPEFESAVDTLNIYSGSLWKS from the coding sequence ATGAGACTAAAATCAGTTAAAGGGCTCATGGCTCTCGGAACAGTTAAAGGACTCATCACTATTGGGATATTTCTATTCTTTTCGATTTTTTCAGAATGCGGGGCTGCTGCGGAGCTAGGTAACCCATCTGAGATTATAAACGAAGAATACACATTTGAAAAACTTAATCCCGATGAGGTTACTACAGAGTGGAATGATTCCTATCTTTTCAGTAGCAGGGGAGATGCCCTAGAAGAACTTGAGATCTTAAGAAAGAAGCCTGAGGAAATAAACGAAACTTTCCGTCCACAATTTGAAAATTTGTCTGGGTCGGTTTTACTTGACTTCCTGAATGCTGAAAAGGAGTTCTCAAAATCTCTTGAGGTTCTTTACATTTATGCATATACTCAATTTAGTAAAAATGTGAGTGACCCATTCTTTGTTTCTCTTCTAACGGATTCCCAGAATCTGGTTACCGAGTATGGGAAAGCCAACTCATTTACAGTTGTGAAGCTGACTTCACTCAATGACGAGGAATGGAACAAACTCTTTTCCGAAGAGCCTGAACTTGAGGAGTACAGACCTTATCTTGAAGCTAAATACAGGAGATTCGCAGATCACAGGGCAATGAACGAGTCTCAGGCTGTATACATTGCAGAGCTAGAAAACCAGCGCATGAAATTGGAAACTGAGGCGATGTCGAAGGTAACAAACAACGTTACAATGGCAGGAAATATAACACTTGAAAACGGGGAGAATTTTTCTGTCAATTCTCAGTCCTATAATACTCTACTTTCAACAGACCTTAGCCGAGAAAACAGGAAAAGATGTTATGAGAAGAGATACTACCACATGCGAAATGAATCCGATTCCATGGCATCTATCTATTCCAGAAAAGCTCAGCTTGACGATCTTATTGCCCGGGAATTGAACTATACAGATTTTTATGACTACACATTGTACAGTTCCTATCTTAACCGCACTCAGATTGATGACATGAACACTGTTTTTAAAGAGAGAAAAGGGGTATTCGAGGAATATAACGAGTTCAGGAGAAGTAAGCTCGGGATTGAGACCCTCAGACCATATGACCTCATGCTTCAGTTGACAGATCAGCCTGGGAATAACTATACATATACCGAAGCCTTGCAGGAAATCCAGAAATCCTATTCTAAAATGGATCCTCGTTTCAATGAAATCTTTTTAAGAATGGTGACTGGTAATTTTGTAGATGTATATCCTGATCCTGAGCATGGAAAACAGCCTGGAGGTTATACTATTGGATTATGTTCTTTGAAGTCTCCTGCCCTTGTTTTCCTCAACTACAATGGCACTATTAGAGATCAGAAAACCATAACTCATGAACTGGGACATGGTATTAACTTTTACCTTATTGGGAACTCTGTCGATTACTTCTACTGTTCAGGCCAGATTTATGAGATGGAAATCCCTTCTACTTTCAATGAAGAACTTTTTGTTGATCACGCTATCCAAAACTTTGATAAAAAGACCGCAGTTAATGTTCTCTCCCAGCATATATCGGAGTACCAGAACTACTTTACTCGTCAACCTATGATTGCGGAATTCGAATATAGAGCACACCAGCTATGTGCTGAAAACGGAACAGTCAGCGGCGAAGATCTCAACGAGATCTGGACAAACTTATCTAATGAGTATGGGAGTGAGTCAGTCGAATATTACATTGAAGATTCAGGTGTAGATTCAGCCGAATGGACCTATATTAATCATATTTATCTGACAAACAACTACTATACCTTCAACTACGCGGTCTCAAAGGCAATAACTCTCTCCCTTTTCAAACAGTACAAGGAGGATCCTGAGACTTTTAACAAAAACTACATTGCATATCTATCGGCAGGTTCAACAATGCCGCCAGAGGAAAAACTCAAAAAGTATTTCGGAATCGAAATCAACAGGCAGCTTTTTGAAGATGCAATGGATGTCGTGGAGTTGAGGATTCAGGAACTGAATGAACTGGAGAAAGAAGCGAAGGCTCCTGAATTTGAGTCTGCAGTAGATACCCTGAACATTTATTCGGGATCTCTCTGGAAAAGTTAA
- the smc gene encoding chromosome segregation protein SMC — MYIKEIEFVNFKSFGKKVKIPFYNDFTTISGPNGSGKSNIIDGILFALGLTSSRTLRAEKLTDLIYNGDAAKKPDFAQVTIRFDNSDRKLPLELDEIEISRKVRRTKSGYYSYFYFNGRAVSLGEIHSQLAKAGVTPEGYNVVMQGDVTQIISMTPVERRKIIDEIAGVAEFDERKQKALGELEVVRQQIERVDIILEEVRTQLGKLAGERDQALKYQVLKAEKVKFEGYVLLSRLKDARAELHNVDKELAGKEEHLEKVQLILNERVQELQALEETLEKLSLEIQKKGEDEQLQVKREIEEIKGEISRCADSIEVSESELEEADSRRRKAFVEIDSTKGKVRALEEKIETENLRKDSISSEFSERKTERMLLHSRIADIDAKFAATRDELMAARKNLEDAKNEKNELIRTKDRLLDALRRKSSELREIENQIRDAEAAVASSDSDTLSVKYELEKLSESLGSLILDRDDIESSHFRIKEDIRKLENRLHSLQQEYTITEARVRASEQGGGYSRAVEMVIRAARQEDLLGIHGTIAQLGKVDRQYSTALEIAAGNRMQAIVVDTDANAAEAIEYLKHRKGGRATFLPLNKMRESRRLEDLSYESGVIGYAIDLIEFDPYFEPAFWYVFQDTLVMENLSSARRLMGKVRMVTLEGELLEKSGAMVGGSISSKSGISFAAAEKDKLLELAEEIRSLDASRNAAISKQDSIEGHLFELNRKIRDCEATISRKERQLEEIAGREAKLAELLEARQADLKAIEESRTELRAEMDRVIAKKAEKEKAVSEFEAQISGLEAKLADSPLPEINKKIEFVDEELRRLDGRIRDTEATLNALKLEKEYAEQKIAEAKELIRELDEKKASRLDKINSLKIKIKELEKKLEEKRARELELSDELIGLQRERESVQAEHSAVKRRVSTASTTLEKARQQVLTLTATKDALFDQEKQLVEEILKRGIEETDEVPNYETVYMRIQAIDEALRQLEPVNMRAIDEYNEVELRLSDLQGKRDILFTEREQLLERIDQYEQLKRDAFMDAYTSINANFKEIFHELSDGMGELLLENPDDPFAGGMTLRAQPKEKTLQRIEAMSGGEKSLTALAFIFAIQQYRPAPFYAFDEIDMFLDGWNVERVSRRVKASGSKVQFIVVSLRKPMIQAAVRTIGVTMQENNLTSITGVKLNG, encoded by the coding sequence GTGTATATAAAAGAGATTGAATTTGTTAACTTTAAGTCCTTCGGAAAAAAAGTAAAGATTCCCTTTTATAATGACTTTACCACGATTTCCGGTCCTAACGGAAGTGGAAAGTCTAACATAATAGATGGAATTCTCTTTGCACTCGGGCTTACCAGTTCAAGGACTCTTCGGGCTGAAAAGCTGACTGATCTGATTTACAATGGTGATGCGGCGAAAAAGCCTGATTTTGCCCAGGTTACAATTCGTTTTGACAATTCTGACCGCAAGTTGCCTCTGGAACTTGATGAGATTGAAATCTCACGAAAAGTCCGTCGAACAAAAAGCGGATATTACAGTTATTTTTACTTCAATGGAAGAGCCGTAAGCCTTGGAGAAATCCATTCCCAGCTTGCTAAAGCAGGGGTAACGCCTGAAGGGTACAATGTGGTCATGCAGGGAGATGTAACGCAAATTATCTCCATGACTCCTGTGGAACGAAGAAAAATTATCGACGAAATCGCAGGGGTTGCAGAATTTGACGAGCGTAAGCAAAAGGCACTTGGGGAACTTGAGGTTGTAAGACAGCAAATTGAACGTGTGGATATAATCCTTGAAGAAGTACGCACCCAGTTAGGAAAACTGGCTGGGGAACGTGATCAGGCTTTAAAATACCAGGTTCTTAAGGCTGAGAAGGTCAAATTCGAGGGATATGTCCTGCTTTCCAGGCTCAAGGATGCAAGGGCTGAACTGCACAATGTAGATAAGGAACTTGCAGGCAAGGAAGAGCATCTTGAGAAAGTCCAGCTCATCCTGAACGAGAGAGTGCAGGAACTTCAGGCTCTTGAAGAAACCCTGGAAAAACTTTCCCTTGAAATCCAGAAAAAAGGAGAAGATGAGCAACTTCAGGTTAAGAGGGAAATTGAGGAGATAAAGGGGGAGATCTCCCGCTGCGCAGATAGTATCGAGGTTTCGGAATCCGAACTTGAGGAAGCAGACTCAAGACGCAGGAAAGCCTTTGTAGAAATCGATTCCACCAAGGGCAAGGTCAGGGCACTTGAGGAAAAAATCGAGACAGAGAACCTGAGAAAAGACAGCATCTCCTCAGAGTTTTCCGAGCGCAAAACCGAACGCATGCTGCTTCATAGCAGGATCGCGGATATTGACGCAAAGTTCGCTGCTACACGGGATGAGCTCATGGCAGCCAGGAAGAACCTTGAGGACGCAAAAAACGAGAAAAATGAGCTTATCCGAACTAAGGATCGGCTCCTTGATGCCCTCAGAAGAAAATCTTCGGAACTCAGAGAGATCGAAAACCAGATCCGGGATGCTGAAGCTGCAGTTGCTTCTTCTGACAGTGACACGCTTTCTGTAAAGTATGAGCTTGAAAAGCTTTCCGAAAGTCTAGGATCCCTTATTCTTGACCGGGATGATATTGAAAGCAGCCATTTCAGGATAAAGGAAGATATCAGGAAACTTGAAAACAGGCTTCATAGCCTTCAGCAGGAATACACAATCACGGAAGCAAGAGTGAGGGCTTCAGAACAGGGAGGTGGTTATTCCAGGGCTGTAGAGATGGTAATAAGGGCTGCAAGGCAGGAGGATCTTCTCGGAATTCATGGAACCATTGCCCAGCTTGGAAAAGTTGATAGGCAGTACTCAACAGCCCTTGAGATTGCTGCAGGAAACCGGATGCAAGCAATTGTTGTGGATACGGACGCCAATGCCGCCGAAGCAATCGAATACCTGAAGCACAGAAAAGGAGGGCGAGCTACTTTCCTTCCCCTTAACAAGATGAGAGAATCCAGACGTCTTGAAGACCTGAGTTATGAAAGTGGGGTAATAGGGTATGCAATTGACCTTATTGAATTCGATCCCTATTTTGAGCCTGCTTTCTGGTATGTTTTCCAGGATACCCTTGTTATGGAAAACCTCTCAAGTGCCCGCCGCCTTATGGGAAAGGTGAGAATGGTCACCCTTGAAGGTGAACTTCTGGAAAAGAGCGGAGCAATGGTAGGAGGGTCAATTTCCTCTAAATCAGGAATTTCCTTTGCTGCTGCGGAAAAAGATAAACTCCTTGAACTTGCAGAGGAGATCAGGTCCCTGGATGCAAGCCGGAATGCAGCTATAAGTAAACAGGATAGCATTGAAGGTCACCTTTTTGAGTTAAACCGGAAGATCCGGGACTGTGAGGCTACGATTTCACGCAAGGAGCGCCAGCTTGAGGAGATTGCAGGCAGGGAGGCAAAACTTGCCGAACTTCTTGAAGCCAGGCAGGCTGACCTCAAAGCAATCGAGGAGTCAAGGACAGAACTCAGGGCTGAAATGGACAGAGTGATTGCGAAGAAAGCAGAGAAGGAAAAAGCTGTATCTGAATTTGAGGCTCAGATTTCAGGGCTTGAAGCAAAACTTGCTGATTCTCCTCTGCCTGAAATTAATAAAAAAATCGAGTTTGTTGACGAGGAACTCCGCCGGCTTGATGGTAGAATTCGGGATACTGAAGCTACCCTGAATGCACTGAAGCTTGAGAAAGAGTATGCTGAACAGAAGATTGCTGAGGCGAAGGAGCTTATCCGGGAACTTGATGAAAAGAAAGCTTCAAGACTGGATAAAATTAACTCCCTGAAGATAAAAATAAAAGAACTTGAGAAAAAACTTGAGGAAAAGAGAGCCAGGGAGCTTGAGCTCTCGGATGAGCTAATAGGGCTCCAGAGAGAGCGGGAAAGCGTTCAGGCTGAACACAGCGCCGTCAAACGCAGGGTGAGTACTGCTTCAACTACCCTTGAGAAGGCAAGGCAGCAGGTGCTTACGCTCACAGCTACGAAAGACGCTCTCTTTGACCAGGAAAAGCAATTAGTTGAAGAAATCCTGAAAAGAGGCATAGAGGAAACTGATGAGGTTCCGAATTACGAAACCGTTTATATGCGGATTCAGGCAATCGATGAGGCTCTCAGGCAGCTTGAGCCCGTGAACATGAGGGCGATTGATGAGTATAATGAAGTAGAACTCAGGCTTTCGGATTTGCAGGGAAAACGCGACATTCTCTTTACCGAGAGAGAGCAGCTTCTTGAGCGCATCGACCAGTATGAGCAGTTAAAGCGGGACGCTTTTATGGATGCTTATACAAGCATAAATGCCAATTTCAAGGAAATTTTCCATGAACTTTCCGACGGCATGGGCGAGCTTCTACTTGAGAATCCTGATGACCCTTTTGCAGGAGGGATGACTCTCCGGGCTCAACCAAAGGAAAAAACTCTCCAACGGATCGAGGCCATGTCTGGAGGAGAAAAAAGCCTTACCGCCCTTGCCTTCATTTTTGCCATCCAGCAATACCGTCCTGCTCCTTTCTATGCTTTTGATGAGATTGATATGTTTCTGGACGGCTGGAATGTTGAAAGGGTTTCAAGACGCGTAAAAGCCTCAGGATCAAAAGTCCAGTTTATTGTTGTATCTCTAAGAAAACCGATGATCCAGGCTGCGGTAAGGACAATAGGGGTTACAATGCAAGAAAATAATCTTACGAGCATTACCGGAGTGAAGCTCAATGGCTGA
- a CDS encoding segregation/condensation protein A → MAELMDNGGAALEVPRLQAHTTRKSENNSLFANPETYGLPTTLSCLGIDWNLLDISEFETYEPLGILVELARDGKINPWDIDIVQLTDSFLGRVEELKQMDLRISSRTLLYSAILLRMKSSGILEVEEEEGDAFELDFPDDPDFPEPEEFPVPKLPVRRISTRPVTLNELILELKKAEKNLSRKKEKKASKGSEEPNLRPQLTTGDVLGIAHEEAISSRLAIIWSKLSELFTKQPVVEFSSFIESSDDRIMDYLSLLFLASNRKIWLFQDELFEELYIYPGEESGFSTEANPSLFHEMKLKSKAELSKP, encoded by the coding sequence ATGGCTGAACTTATGGATAACGGGGGGGCAGCGCTTGAAGTTCCGCGGCTTCAGGCTCATACGACTCGTAAATCCGAAAACAACTCTCTTTTTGCAAATCCTGAGACTTATGGGCTGCCAACCACTCTTTCTTGCCTTGGAATTGATTGGAATCTCCTTGATATTTCGGAATTTGAGACTTACGAACCTCTGGGTATACTTGTTGAACTCGCACGGGACGGAAAGATCAATCCCTGGGATATAGACATCGTACAGCTCACTGACAGTTTTCTGGGAAGAGTGGAAGAGCTCAAACAGATGGACCTGAGAATCTCTTCAAGGACGCTTCTTTATTCTGCAATTCTCCTGCGCATGAAATCTTCGGGAATCCTCGAAGTAGAGGAGGAAGAGGGCGATGCGTTTGAACTGGATTTCCCTGACGATCCAGATTTTCCTGAACCTGAAGAGTTTCCCGTCCCTAAGCTTCCTGTCCGCCGGATTTCCACAAGGCCAGTAACGCTCAATGAATTGATTCTTGAACTCAAAAAAGCCGAAAAAAATCTTTCCAGAAAAAAAGAGAAAAAAGCCAGCAAGGGTTCAGAAGAACCCAATCTTCGTCCCCAGCTTACTACCGGGGACGTTCTGGGGATTGCTCACGAAGAAGCTATTAGTTCACGGCTAGCTATTATATGGTCAAAGCTCTCAGAGCTATTTACGAAGCAGCCTGTAGTGGAGTTCTCCAGTTTCATTGAATCAAGCGATGACAGGATTATGGACTATCTTTCCCTTCTCTTCCTTGCTTCAAACAGGAAGATCTGGCTTTTTCAGGACGAACTTTTTGAGGAATTATATATCTATCCTGGAGAAGAATCTGGATTTTCCACGGAAGCTAACCCATCTCTTTTCCACGAGATGAAGTTAAAATCAAAAGCTGAACTTTCGAAACCTTAA
- a CDS encoding methylated-DNA--[protein]-cysteine S-methyltransferase, which yields MYYDIIESPIGPILLAGNENGLKRLIFLKGKKKADIPEDWIQNKDFFKEAARQLEAYFSGKLKSFTLKLAPEGTDFQKSVWKALCEIPYGETRTYKEIAASIGNPRAYRAVGLANNRNPIAIIIPCHRVIGSNGKLTGYASGLDIKEYLLKLEKR from the coding sequence GTGTACTACGATATAATCGAATCACCAATAGGTCCCATTCTTCTGGCAGGAAACGAAAATGGGTTAAAACGTCTTATTTTTCTGAAAGGCAAGAAGAAAGCGGATATTCCTGAGGACTGGATACAAAACAAAGATTTTTTCAAAGAAGCTGCCAGGCAACTTGAGGCTTATTTTTCCGGGAAATTAAAATCTTTCACCCTTAAACTGGCTCCTGAGGGAACTGATTTCCAGAAGTCTGTCTGGAAAGCTTTGTGCGAAATCCCCTATGGTGAAACCCGTACTTATAAAGAGATAGCAGCATCTATCGGAAATCCCAGAGCTTACAGGGCTGTGGGGCTTGCAAACAACCGGAATCCAATAGCGATAATTATTCCCTGTCACAGAGTTATAGGATCAAACGGAAAACTCACGGGTTATGCATCTGGTCTGGATATTAAAGAATATTTATTAAAGCTTGAGAAAAGATAA
- the thiC gene encoding phosphomethylpyrimidine synthase ThiC yields the protein MTIVEDARKGIITEEMKIVAKDEGLDPEFIRRGVAAGRIVIPTSPYRQVKICGIGEGLRTKVNASIGVSSDIVDEEMEVKKAQAAEAAGADTLMELGTGGDFLGIRKKVIDSVSLSVGSVPLYQAFIEAARKYGSIVHMTEDELFNATEAQAKLGTNFMAIHTGINNITLDRLKAHGRYGGLCSRGGAFMSSWMLHNEKENPLYENFDYLVEILKEHEVVLSTGNGMRAGAVHDATDRAQIQELIINSEMADRAHKQGVQVIVEGPGHVPLDQIATNVKLMKEMSGHKPFYMLGPLVTDIAPGYDHIVTAIGASVSAAYGCDFLCYVTPAEHLALPNVEDVITGVKTSRIAAHVGDMIKYPDRARQWDLDMGRARRELDWEKMYSLAIDPEHARAVRDSRAPEDSDACTMCGNFCALKIVNQNYNLAK from the coding sequence ATGACAATTGTAGAAGATGCAAGGAAAGGGATTATTACTGAGGAAATGAAGATTGTTGCAAAGGATGAAGGGCTTGACCCTGAATTCATCCGCCGTGGTGTTGCAGCCGGAAGAATTGTTATTCCAACTTCACCTTACAGGCAGGTAAAGATCTGCGGTATAGGAGAAGGGCTCAGAACCAAGGTCAATGCATCCATAGGCGTATCCTCGGACATTGTTGATGAGGAAATGGAAGTTAAGAAAGCCCAGGCTGCCGAAGCCGCAGGTGCAGATACTCTGATGGAGCTCGGTACAGGGGGTGACTTCCTTGGAATCAGGAAAAAAGTTATTGACAGCGTTTCCCTTTCCGTTGGCTCAGTGCCTCTCTACCAGGCTTTCATTGAAGCTGCAAGAAAGTACGGCTCAATTGTACATATGACTGAAGACGAGCTTTTCAATGCAACCGAAGCCCAGGCAAAACTCGGAACCAACTTCATGGCAATCCATACAGGGATTAACAACATCACCCTTGACAGGCTTAAAGCCCACGGCAGGTACGGCGGACTTTGCTCCCGCGGTGGCGCTTTCATGAGCTCCTGGATGCTGCACAACGAAAAGGAAAACCCGCTTTATGAAAACTTCGACTACCTCGTTGAAATCCTCAAGGAACACGAAGTCGTCCTTTCTACAGGCAACGGAATGCGTGCAGGGGCAGTCCACGATGCAACCGACCGCGCCCAGATCCAGGAACTCATCATCAACTCCGAAATGGCTGACAGGGCACACAAACAGGGTGTGCAGGTCATTGTCGAAGGTCCTGGCCACGTCCCACTTGACCAGATTGCAACTAATGTAAAGCTCATGAAGGAAATGAGCGGTCACAAGCCTTTCTACATGCTCGGTCCTCTCGTTACAGATATTGCTCCAGGCTACGACCATATTGTAACTGCAATCGGAGCATCCGTTTCCGCAGCTTATGGCTGTGACTTCCTCTGCTACGTGACTCCAGCAGAGCACCTTGCACTTCCGAACGTTGAAGACGTGATTACAGGTGTTAAGACATCAAGAATTGCAGCCCACGTCGGTGATATGATAAAGTATCCTGACAGGGCAAGGCAATGGGATCTTGATATGGGCAGAGCCAGAAGGGAACTTGACTGGGAAAAGATGTACTCCCTTGCAATCGACCCTGAACATGCAAGAGCAGTCAGGGACAGCAGGGCTCCCGAAGACTCAGATGCCTGTACTATGTGCGGCAACTTCTGTGCCCTCAAGATCGTCAACCAGAACTATAACCTCGCAAAATAA